Proteins encoded within one genomic window of Arachis ipaensis cultivar K30076 chromosome B08, Araip1.1, whole genome shotgun sequence:
- the LOC107612975 gene encoding putative pentatricopeptide repeat-containing protein At3g08820, producing MAAMELKHCLLHGLNSFNHLRTAHCRLLRLYIDHDNYLLNIILQYSFFFRNTTYAKRVFSQSKNPNIYLFNTMIRGTVSNDSFNDAVLFYNSMRSAGFLPDNYTFTFVLKACARLADFPFGVKLHSLVVKMGFDCDVFVKTSLVCLYSKCGYLKDARKVFDDIPEKNVVSWTAIICGYIGCGLHEEAVGLFRELLEVGVKPDNFTLVRVLYSCSQLGDLASGEWIDKYITESGFHRNVFVLTSLVDMYAKCGSMEKARQVFDGMVERDIVCWSAMIQGYASNGLPKEALDLFFEMQRENLRPDCYAMVGVLSACARLGALELGNWAKGLLDADEFLSNPVLGTALIDFYAKCGSIAQAVDIFRMMKGKDRVVFNAIISGLAMSGHVRATFGVFGQMEKYGIQPDGNTFVGLLCGCAHAGLVNDGRRYFDSMSHVFSLSPTIEHYGCMVDLLSRAGLLVEAHNLIKSMPMKPNTIVLGALLGGCRLHRDTKLAEPVLKQLIELEPWNSGHYVLLSNIYSASRRWDEAERVRLTLNEKGMQKLPGCSWVEVDGVVHEFLVGDTSHPMSQKIYEKLESLFKELREVGYSPTTEFVLFDIEEEEKEYFLGCHSEKLAIAFALINTGENDIIRVVKNLRVCGDCHEAIKLISKVTGREIIIRDNNRFHCFREGSCSCGDYW from the coding sequence ATGGCGGCTATGGAGCTCAAGCACTGCCTCCTCCATGGCCTCAACTCCTTCAACCACCTCAGGACTGCCCACTGCCGCCTCCTCCGCCTCTACATCGACCACGATAACTACCTTCTCAACATCATCCTCCAGTATTCATTTTTCTTTCGCAACACGACCTACGCCAAGCGCGTCTTCTCCCAATCCAAGAACCCTAACATATACCTCTTTAACACTATGATCCGTGGAACGGTCTCCAACGACTCCTTCAACGACGCCGTTCTGTTTTACAACTCAATGCGCAGCGCCGGGTTCTTGCCAGACAACTACACGTTCACTTTTGTACTCAAAGCGTGTGCCAGGCTGGCGGATTTTCCGTTTGGCGTCAAGCTCCATTCACTTGTTGTGAAAATGGGATTCGATTGTGACGTGTTTGTCAAGACAAGTCTTGTTTGTTTGTATTCGAAATGTGGGTACTTAAAGGATGCACGGAAGGTGTTTGATGATATTCCTGAGAAGAATGTTGTTTCGTGGACCGCTATTATCTGTGGGTATATTGGGTGTGGCCTTCACGAGGAAGCAGTTGGTTTGTTTAGAGAGTTGTTAGAGGTGGGCGTGAAGCCAGATAATTTCACTCTCGTTCGGGTTTTGTATTCGTGTTCTCAGTTAGGGGACTTGGCCAGTGGAGAGTGGATTGATAAGTATATAACTGAGAGTGGTTTCCATAGAAATGTGTTTGTGTTGACTTCTTTGGTTGACATGTATGCCAAGTGCGGGAGCATGGAGAAGGCGCGGCAGGTTTTTGATGGAATGGTTGAGAGGGATATTGTTTGTTGGAGTGCCATGATTCAGGGCTATGCATCCAACGGGCTTCCTAAGGAAGCACTTGACTTGTTCTTTGAGATGCAGAGGGAGAATCTGAGGCCTGATTGCTATGCCATGGTGGGAGTTCTTTCTGCATGTGCGAGGTTGGGAGCACTGGAGTTGGGGAATTGGGCTAAGGGATTGTTGGATGCTGATGAGTTTTTGTCGAATCCTGTACTAGGCACTGCCTTAATTGACTTTTATGCTAAATGTGGAAGCATTGCACAAGCGGTGGATATTTTCAGAATGATGAAGGGAAAGGATCGTGTGGTGTTCAACGCCATAATTTCTGGACTGGCTATGAGCGGACATGTTCGGGCCACATTTGGGGTATTTGGACAAATGGAGAAGTATGGAATTCAGCCAGATGGGAATACTTTTGTTGGCTTACTTTGCGGGTGTGCCCATGCTGGTTTGGTTAATGATGGTCGACGATATTTCGATAGCATGAGTCATGTCTTTTCTTTAAGTCCTACTATCGAGCATTATGGATGCATGGTGGATCTTCTATCCCGTGCAGGCTTGTTGGTCGAAGCACATAATTTGATCAAGAGTATGCCAATGAAACCGAATACTATTGTTTTGGGGGCATTATTGGGAGGATGCAGGTTGCATCGTGATACTAAATTGGCAGAACCCGTGTTAAAGCAGCTGATTGAGTTAGAACCATGGAATTCAGGACATTATGTTCTCTTATCAAATATATATTCAGCAAGTCGTAGATGGGATGAAGCAGAAAGGGTTAGGTTAACGCTGAACGAGAAAGGAATGCAAAAATTACCTGGGTGTAGTTGGGTTGAAGTGGATGGGGTTGTTCATGAATTCCTTGTAGGAGATACTTCCCATCCTATGTCACAGAAGATATATGAGAAACTTGAAAGTTTGTTTAAGGAATTGAGAGAAGTCGGTTATAGTCCGACTACTGAGTTTGTGCTCTTTGATatagaggaagaggagaaggagtACTTCCTTGGCTGTCATAGTGAGAAATTAGCCATTGCATTTGCCCTGATCAATACTGGGGAAAATGACATCATTCGTGTTGTTAAAAATCTACGCGTATGTGGTGATTGTCATGAGGCCATAAAACTCATTTCCAAAGTTACAGGGAGAGAGATAATCATTAGGGATAATAACAGATTCCATTGTTTCAGAGAAGGTTCATGTTCTTGTGGAGATTATTGGTAG
- the LOC107612976 gene encoding uncharacterized protein LOC107612976, which produces MDLPVVDLSPYLAASPAQLSPELTALCGEVSRSLRETGALLVKDPRCSVEDNDRFIDMMERYFQSPQDFKQRHERPYLHYQVGVTPEKVEVPRSLVDEEMQEKLKAMPKEYQPHAPVGPDLKWRYFWRIGPRPSNTRFKELNAEPVIPEGFSEWKETMDSWGNKMIAAIEVVAEMAAIGFGLQKDAFTSLMKLGPHLLAPTGSDLQKYGQEGTVLAGYHYDLNFLTIHGKSRFPGLNIWLKNGQKVEVKVPLGCLLIQTGKQIEWLTGGDCIAGMHEVVVTNRTVEAIRTAEEQKRSLWRVSSTLFAHIASDAVLKPLGHFVESPLASKYPPLCAGEYVEQELAVINLKGQK; this is translated from the exons ATGGACCTTCCCGTCGTAGATCTCTCTCCGTACCTCGCCGCCTCGCCCGCCCAACTCAGTCCCGAACTCACCGCCCTGTGCGGCGAAGTGAGCCGGAGCCTGAGGGAGACGGGAGCGCTTCTTGTGAAGGATCCACGGTGTTCCGTTGAAGACAATGATCGCTTCATAGACATGATGGAGAGATACTTTCAGAGCCCTCAGGATTTCAAGCAGCGTCACGAGCGCCCCTACTTGCATTACCAG GTTGGGGTTACACCGGAAAAAGTAGAGGTTCCAAGAAGCTTGGTCGATGAAGAAATGCAAGAAAAACTGAAAGCAATGCCTAAAGAATACCAGCCACATGCTCCTGTTGGGCCTGATCTCAAATGGAGATACTTTTGGAGAATTGGTCCTCGACCATCAAATACCCGTTTTAAG GAACTCAATGCTGAGCCTGTCATACCTGAAGGTTTCTCTGAATGGAAAGAAACCATGGATTCCTGGGGAAACAAAATGATAGCAGCAATTGAA GTGGTTGCTGAAATGGCAGCTATTGGGTTTGGTCTTCAGAAGGATGCATTCACTTCTCTTATGAAGCTG GGCCCCCATTTGTTAGCTCCCACAGGGAGTGATCTTCAAAAATATGGTCAAGAAGGAACAGTTCTTGCAGGATATCACTATGACCTTAACTTCCTAACAATACATGGTAAAAGTAGGTTTCCTGGTTTGAATATCTGGTTAAAAAATGGACAAAAGGTTGAAGTGAAGGTTCCATTAGGATGTCTCCTTATTCAGACAGGAAAGCag ATAGAGTGGTTAACTGGAGGGGACTGCATAGCTGGCATGCATGAGGTAGTAGTCACAAATAGAACTGTTGAAGCAATCAGAACAGCAGAAGAGCAAAAACGTAGCTTATGGAGAGTCTCTTCAACG TTGTTTGCCCACATAGCTTCTGATGCAGTTCTGAAGCCATTGGGACATTTTGTGGAATCGCCATTGGCAAGCAAATATCCACCACTTTGTGCAGGAGAGTATGTTGAACAAGAGCTTGCAGTGATCAATCTTAAGGGACAAAAATGA
- the LOC107612977 gene encoding putative lipid-transfer protein DIR1 — MKLFESKVPWFFLVLYCITILGAKGQSTPCTSTFFSALVQLLPCRTAVAPFSPIPPSDDCCNAVMALGQPCLCFLVNGPPISGVDRNMALQLPEKCAANFEPCDIMK, encoded by the exons ATGAAGCTTTTTGAATCAAAGGTTCCCTGGTTCTTTCTGGTTTTGTATTGCATCACAATTTTGGGGGCAAAAGGCCAAAGTACACCTTGCACAAGCACTTTCTTCTCTGCCCTAGTGCAGCTCTTACCTTGCAGGACAGCAGTTGCTCCTTTCAGCCCCATCCCACCTTCCGACGACTGCTGTAATGCCGTCATGGCATTAGGTCAACCGTGTTTGTGTTTTCTTGTGAATGGCCCTCCGATATCTGGTGTAGACCGGAACATGGCTTTGCAGCTTCCAGAGAAGTGCGCTGCAAACTTCGAGCCAT GTGATATCATGAAGTGA